Below is a window of Thermodesulfovibrio thiophilus DSM 17215 DNA.
CAAGATCATCAAGACAGCCTCCTCCTGTTATCATGCTCACTGCCAGTCCCAGTACTGCCTCAGACTCCCTGTATCCACGCTCTCTTTCTTTGACCCTGACTGTGGAATCAATCATCTCTGCCAGTCCAAGCCTGTGGATAAATTCGTCTATGAGGATTCCCCCGCCATGACTGACGAGAGTTTCGTCTTGCTCAAGAATTATCTTGACTCTCTTGGCGGTGTTAATCTTTTTGATCTTCTTCATCTTCACCCTCCAGGTGATAACTTTAAAGATATTTTACATGATATCCAAAACCTTGTGTATATCTGATTTGAAGAACATTAGAAATAATGCAAATAGAAGTTATCGCTGGATTTGGGATCAATATTAATAAAAAATTTTCTTCCAAAATGCAACAATATGCTCATATAGCATCTATCGCAATGGGATTATCACTTAGAGGAACGGAGAAGATAAAGTGATAAAAATAAATCTTCTCCCAGAACGCAAAATAAAAAAACCAGTTAAAAAATTTGAACTCAATCTGTCAGGAGATATTGTTAAAAAACTTCTGATCCCTGCAGGAGTAACTCTATTTATTCTTGTTCTAGCATTTATTTATTGCGAGCTTACCAAGTCAGGGCTACAGAAAGATATAGCCAAACAGAAAGAAGCCCTTCAAAGTCTACAGAAAAAGATTGCTGAAGTTAAAAAATTTGAAGCGATGAATAAAGATATAGAGGCAAAGACGAAATTAATAGAAAATTTAAAAAGAATGCAGTCAGCTCCGGTAAATATTCTCAGTATTGTTGTTAAAAAGATTCCCGATGGAGTATGGCTTACTGGACTTAATTATGATGAAACAATTACAGTTGAGGGGATTGGATTTTCTAATTTAAATGTGGTTGCTTTTGTGGAGAATCTTAAAGAAACTCCAGAGTTACAGGATGTTTATCTTGTAGAGTCTCAACAAACGGAGTTTGAAAAACAGGCAGTATATAGATTTATAGTAAAATTCAGGCTAAAGGTGTAACAATGGAGTGGGAAAGTCTTTCAAAAAATAACAAAATTCTTTTAATGACGCTCATACCTCTGATGTTGATTGTATTATTTACTTCTGTTTACTTATTGCCTAACTTAGACACCATCAATAAACTAAAAAAAGAAAAAGCAAGCTTACAGGAAGAAATAGATAAAGCAAATTTAATTGTTAATAAATATGAAGAATTAAAGCTTCTCAATGCCGAGCTTCAAAAAAAGATGGATTTTCTCAAAACTCTTCTTCCGAAAGAAACAGAAGTTACTGATGTATTGAAAAAAGTTTCTGAGATAGGACTTCAAAAGGGGCTGGTTATAACTTCTTGGAAACCGAGAGACAAACAGATACATTCATCAAATGAAGTTTATGAAATCCCGGTGGAAGTTGGAATGCGTGGAAAATATCATACATTTGGAATATTTTTTGCTGACATTACGAATATACAAAGAATACTTAATATAAAAAAAATGGAAATCAGACGGGGAGATAAAGATCCAACTATGCTTAATGCAACCTTGATTGCTGTGACATATTCATTGATACCAGACGAAGAAAAACAAAAAATACAACAAAAGAAAAAATGATAAATAAAAAAAATATATTTATTATAGCTATAGTTATTTTATTAATAATGATATTGTTTACAGCATATTTTTTACTTAATGAAACCAAACAAACAAAGGAAGTAATAATTTCGAAACCTGTCAAAAAGCAGACAGTTCAGGCACAAAATGTGGAAATTGTTTTCCCTACATATTCCTATGATGCTGAGAAATTAAGAGATCCGTTCGCTCCTTTGATTGTCAGAAGACAACAATTTCTAAAAGGTACTTCTCCGCTGGAAAATTATGATATAGAGGAGCTTAAACTCACAGGAATTGCCAGAGATAAAAAAGGTAGTCTAGCACTTATTCAAGCGCCAGATGGTAGATTTTATATTGTTAGAGAAAATGATATAATTGGAATGCATAAAGGACGCATAATAAAAATACAAAAAGATCTTATTGAGATTAAAGAAGACAATAAAAAAGTTAAGTATTTGAAACTTTCGCCGGAGGACAAAAATGATAAATAAAATTTTTCTTTTTTTATGTATTTATTTATGTATATTTTTATTCTTTATTGCTAAAGACGTTACAGCAAGAGAAATTAATGCTATTATTCCGGAAAAAGATATGTTAAAGATACAACTAACAGAACAATTTGAATATACAATAATTCCTCAGGATGATCCATTCAAAATAAAGATTGAATTTAAAAACACCAAACCTGGAGTCCTTGATAAAAAAACCATTTTTCATGAAGGCAGTGTAAGTGAAGTGTCAGCACAGACTACAGGAAGTGACACTTATGTAAATATTCTTCTGGCTGAACCTGTTAAACCAGAGATAAAGATGGAAGGTGATACTCTTGTTTTTTATTTTCCTCAACAGCCACAACAAAAAGAGACAGGAGCAATAAGGACAGGGAGAATTATTGATGTATTAATGGATAAAATAGAAGATGGATTTGAAATATCAATTCAGGGAGATGGAGAATTTCCAGAACCTTCTGTAACTAAAGTTGATGATTATATCAATGTAAGTTTTCAAGATGTAAAATTTGAAGCTCAACCATCTAAGGATATCCCGGTTTCAGTAAAAAGACAGGGAAATGAGCTTATACTGAGTTTCTTTTTTGGTAAGGATTTTGATGCAGATACTATATATCTTGGAGATGAGGTAATACTTAATTTAAAAAAAGTTAAAGGAACTAAACCTGGTAAGTCCGAAATAATTGCTCCAGTAGAACCAGTTATACAAAAGATAGTTTCTGGAGAAAAAACGATTTCTCTTGATCTTCAAGATGCTGATATTGTAGGAGTATTCAGATTGCTCGGAGATATTGGAGGATATAATACGGTAATTCATCCAGATGTAAAGGGTAAAATCACTCTTAAACTGATAAATGTTCCCTGGTCAAAAGCTTTAGATGTAATGTGCAGAACATTTCAGCTTGAAAAAACTTTTGATGGTAATATCATAAGAATTGCTCCTATTAAAGTTTTTCAGGAAGAAAAAAAGCTTGAAGCAGAAAGCAAGGATCTTTTTAAGAAAGCAGAGGATGAACAGATTCGCATATTTGTTCTTAAGTATGCTTCTGTTGATAAGGTAAAAAGCACAATAGAATCATCAAAAATCCTCTCTTCAAAAGGAAATATTTCAACTGATGAAAGAACAATGACTGTAATTGTTAAAGATATTCCATCGGTTTTACAACAGGTAGCAGCATTAATATCAGATCTTGACAAACCAACAAGACAGATTTTATTACAATCAAGAATTGTTGAGATAAGCAGCTCCTTTTCAAAAAGTCTGGGAATTGATTGGGGAATAAACTGGCGAATATCTGACTGGAGAACCAACATAGTTGGATCACAGGGTGCTACAACAGGTACTACCAATACAATACCAGGAGGCACTACGCCAATTGCAATAAATTTACCAGCATCATCTGGAAGAGTTGGAGCAGGAACATCTGCTTTAACAATAGGATATCTAAATGCTGCAGGAACATTTGCTCTTGATTTCAGA
It encodes the following:
- a CDS encoding pilus assembly protein PilP, which translates into the protein MILFTAYFLLNETKQTKEVIISKPVKKQTVQAQNVEIVFPTYSYDAEKLRDPFAPLIVRRQQFLKGTSPLENYDIEELKLTGIARDKKGSLALIQAPDGRFYIVRENDIIGMHKGRIIKIQKDLIEIKEDNKKVKYLKLSPEDKNDK
- a CDS encoding PilN domain-containing protein, yielding MIKINLLPERKIKKPVKKFELNLSGDIVKKLLIPAGVTLFILVLAFIYCELTKSGLQKDIAKQKEALQSLQKKIAEVKKFEAMNKDIEAKTKLIENLKRMQSAPVNILSIVVKKIPDGVWLTGLNYDETITVEGIGFSNLNVVAFVENLKETPELQDVYLVESQQTEFEKQAVYRFIVKFRLKV
- a CDS encoding type 4a pilus biogenesis protein PilO, which encodes MEWESLSKNNKILLMTLIPLMLIVLFTSVYLLPNLDTINKLKKEKASLQEEIDKANLIVNKYEELKLLNAELQKKMDFLKTLLPKETEVTDVLKKVSEIGLQKGLVITSWKPRDKQIHSSNEVYEIPVEVGMRGKYHTFGIFFADITNIQRILNIKKMEIRRGDKDPTMLNATLIAVTYSLIPDEEKQKIQQKKK
- the pilQ gene encoding type IV pilus secretin PilQ, which translates into the protein MINKIFLFLCIYLCIFLFFIAKDVTAREINAIIPEKDMLKIQLTEQFEYTIIPQDDPFKIKIEFKNTKPGVLDKKTIFHEGSVSEVSAQTTGSDTYVNILLAEPVKPEIKMEGDTLVFYFPQQPQQKETGAIRTGRIIDVLMDKIEDGFEISIQGDGEFPEPSVTKVDDYINVSFQDVKFEAQPSKDIPVSVKRQGNELILSFFFGKDFDADTIYLGDEVILNLKKVKGTKPGKSEIIAPVEPVIQKIVSGEKTISLDLQDADIVGVFRLLGDIGGYNTVIHPDVKGKITLKLINVPWSKALDVMCRTFQLEKTFDGNIIRIAPIKVFQEEKKLEAESKDLFKKAEDEQIRIFVLKYASVDKVKSTIESSKILSSKGNISTDERTMTVIVKDIPSVLQQVAALISDLDKPTRQILLQSRIVEISSSFSKSLGIDWGINWRISDWRTNIVGSQGATTGTTNTIPGGTTPIAINLPASSGRVGAGTSALTIGYLNAAGTFALDFRISALQDSGKGKIVSDPKVITLNNQKAKIVQGESIPYGEKDVQSGQISTKFKDVAITVEVTPHMIDDQSMLLDVNVIKEDLIEFINIGGTYAPRTTKLESVTKVSLKDGETLVIGGIYKRKDTFKEGKVPGLGDIPLLGELFTTRGRDEDLYEVVIFITPRVLSYE